The window GAACAGCGTCGCAATCGCCTCGAATGAAAGCTTCGGCGGCTGGACCAAAACCTTCACCGACCCCCGCCTCTGCTCCGCGATCGTCGACCGCCTCACCTTCGACGGCACGATCA is drawn from Parafrankia discariae and contains these coding sequences:
- a CDS encoding ATP-binding protein, translated to NSVAIASNESFGGWTKTFTDPRLCSAIVDRLTFDGTIIETGTQSYRLAHTRARTSPNGRPPTPVPTPTDTTQPA